CAGCGGCCGCGCCAGCGTCTCGGGCTGCTGCCCCGCCAGACCCGCGATCACCTGATCGAGCAGCGTCATCCCCAGCGCCATCCGCCGCAGCGGCGTCTTTTCGCGCAGGATCCTGCGCGCGGTTTCAAGCGGCGCAGGGCCGGGCAGGAACCGCAGCACCGCCAGATCCTGCCGCAGATCGGTCAGCGCCCCGGCGGGCGGCGTCGCCAGCCCGTCCAGCCAGTCGGGCGGCATCGCCAGCGACAGCTTGGTCAGCGGCTGGCCGACATTGTGTTCGAACACCACCTCGGTCGGCTTGCCGATGCGAAACAGCGCGCCATCGGGCAGGGTGCGGGCGTCCATCTCGATCCGCCGCCCGCCCAGCACGAAGCGCTGATGCCCGCCCAGCAGCAGGAACACCATCAGTTTCGGCTCGACCCGGCCGGGGGTGGGATCGATCACGCCAAGGCGCGGCTCGTTGAGGACGCCCAGTCGGAAGTCGCCGGGGAAGTGCTGGATGCTCATCGGAGGGTCCGGGGGATTTGTCGGAATTTCAAAGCGGATTGACGGGTTGCCAGAGGCGCCGGGGATCGACCCGGCCGAAGCGAGCCTATAATACCTGACAAAATTACACAAGATAAGCCTCAGGAGGCCCAGATGTCCCGACCCGCCCCCGTGCCCCGGTTTTCGCCGCTTCTGGCGGTGCTGATCTGTTCGACGGTGATTTCGGCCGCGCCGCTTTGCGCCGAGGAGGCGACCGAACTGCAGCAGATCGATGTGGCGGGCGCCGCCGTCGATCAGGCGGTGAACGGCTATGTCGCGCAGGGCTCGCAGTCGGGCACCAAGACGGCGGCGCCGCTGACAAAGACGGCGCAGGCGATTTCGGTCGTGCCGGCGCGCCAGATCGCCGATCAGGGGGCGACCTCGGTCGCGCAGGCTTTGCGCTACACGCCGGGGATCTTCACCGAATATCGCGGGTCGTCGAACCTGCATGACGAGACCTTCGTGCGCGGCTTTTATTACGTGCCGCGGTTTCTGGACGGGCTGGCCTTCGGCACCAACAGCTTCGGGCAGATCGACCCGGCGCTGCTGGAGCGGATCGAGCTGGTCAAGGGTCCGTCCTCGGTGCTTTACGGGCAGGCGAACCCGGGCGGGCTGATCGCGATGACGACGAAAAAGGCCGATGGCGCGCATCACGGCGAGATGGTGGCAAGCTTCGGCAGCGGCGACCGGGCGGGGCTGTCGGTCGATATCGGCGACCGGCTGTCGGACACGCTGTCCTGGCGGCTGGCGGGCACGGGCTGGCGCGTCGACACGCAGGAAAACGGGCTGGAGCAGGAACGCTATTCCTTTGCGCCCTCGCTGACCTGGGCGCCGACCGACGACACCCGGCTGACGGTTCTGGCGCTGGTGCAAAACGAGCCGAAGGCCGGGTTCCGCAACTTCCGCGAGGCGGCGGGCTCGCTGACGCCGACGGCGACGGGCGCGCTGGTGCCGTGGGATTTCCTGGTCTCGGACCCGGCCTGGGACCGCTCGACCCGCAACACCAAGGCGCTTGGCGTCGAATTCGAGCATGATCTGTCGGCCAGCACGACGCTGCGCGCCAGGGCCCGGCTGAGCCAAATCGACAGCGATTACCGCACCCTGACCTGGGGGGCGCTGGCGGCGGACGGGGTGACGATCTCGCGCACGGCTTCGGGCGGGACCGACGATCTGCGCCAGGGCCTGCTTGATCTGTCGCTGGAACATCGCTTCCGCACCGGCGCGGTCGAACACACGCTGCTGGCCGGGATCGATCATCAGGACAGCCACCGCGATTATCACTGGGGCTATGATTTCTCCACCGCCGCGATCGACTGGACGCACCCGGTCTACGGGCGGGACGATTTCGTGCTGAACGACCGCGTCAGCGACACCGACACCGATGCGCGCCAGACCGGGCTTTATCTGCAAGATCAGGCGACGGTCGGCAACTGGACCCTCTCGGCCGGGCTGCGCTTTGACGATTTCAAAAGCGAGATCAAGGACAACCAGACCGGCACGCGCAGCGTCTTCGACGATACCGCCACCACCGGCCGCATCGCCGCGCTTTACAGTTTCGCCAACGGCATCGCCCCCTATATCAGCTATGCGACCAGCTTCGAGCCGGTGACGCAATCCTCGGGCACGGCGACGCCCTTTGATCCGACCGAGGCCGAGCAGCTGGAAATCGGCGCGAAATGGGCCTCGGCCGACGGGCGGCTGTTTGCCCAGGCCGCGGTCTATGATCTGCGCCAGACCGGGGTTCTGGTCTACAACAACACCCTGTCGGTCTATGAGCAGATCGGCCGGATCGACAGCCGCGGGCTGGAGCTGGAGGGCCGGGCCGAGCTGGGGCAGGGCTGGAGCGTGATCGCCTCGGCGGGCTGGATCGATGCCGAGGTGAAGGAAACGACGAATGCGGCCGAGCTGGGCAAGACGCCCTCGCGGGTGCCCGATGTGACCGCCTCGATCTGGGGCAAATACACCGCCGGGGCGGGCTATGACGTCGCACTGGGGCTGCGCCACATCGGCACCTCGCAGGGGAACGGGACGAATACCTTCGAGGTGCCCTCGGTGACGCTGGTCGATCTGGCGCTGGGCTATGATCTGGGCCGTCTGACGCCCGCGGCCGAGGGGGTGCGGGCGCAGCTGAACGTGCAGAACCTGGCCGACAAGCAATATGTCGCCTCCTGCGCCAGCGCCTATGCCTGTTTCGTCGGCTCCGAGCGCACGGTGACCGTGAGCGTGAGCACCAAATTCTGATGCGTCCCGCGCTTTCCCTCGGCGGGATCGTGCTGGCGGCGGGGCTTGCCCTGCCGTCAGCGTCCTTTTGCGACGGGCTCGGGCCGGACGGGACGCTTTCGGCGACGCTGTCCGGCGGCGCGCGGCTGATCCCGCTTGCGGTGCCGGAGCGCAGCTATGTCAGCGGGCAGTTCCAGCCCGGCGGCGTCGAACAGGCGCTGGATCTGATCGGTCCGGACGGGCGGCGGCGCGATCTGGCGCGGGGCAGCGACGGCGTGCAGGAGTTTCATCTTGTCATGCCGCCCGCGGGGGCGCTGCGGGTCACCGGCGCCGCGGGCAGCGCCTTTTCGCTGCGCCTGACCCGGGTCGTGCCGCCCGGGGCGCAGGTCGCGCCGCCCTCGGTCCCGCGCAGCCCGCGGATCGCCGCGCTGGCCGAGACGCTGGCGCGCGGGGGCGACAGCCGGGCGTTCTGGGCCGAGGTGGCGCAGCAGGGCACGCCGCTGGTGGAGCCCGACGGCGACGGGCTGATCGTGACCTTTCTTTATCGCGGCGCGGCGCAGAACGTGCGGCTGGTGGGCGGGCCGTCGAACGATCACGACTGGCTCGAGCGTCTGGGAACCTCTGACGTCTGGCTGCGCAGCTATCGCGTCGGCCCGGATATCCGGCTGTCCTACCGGCTTGCGCCCGATGTGCCCGCGCTGCCGGGCCCGCCGCGGGCGCAGCGGATGGCGCTGCTGGCGACGGTCGGCCCCGATCCGCTGAACCCGCGCCGCTGGCCCGAAGACCGCGCCACCGCCTCGGTCTACGAGGGCCCCGCCGCGCCGGAGCAACCGGGCTTTCCGGCCCCGGCCCTGCCGGTGGAGGAGCTGCGCTTCGCCTCGGCGATCCTGCACAACAGCCGCCGGGTGCAGATCTGGCGCAGCCCCGGCTTTGCGCCCGCCGATCCGCAGGCGCTTTTGCTGGTCGTCTTCGACGGGCCGACGGCGGTGCGCGACTGGCGCCTGCCCGGGGCGCTGCAGGCGCTGGTCGCGGCGGGCCGCCTGCCGCCCCTGGCCGCCGTCTTCATCGACCCGATCGACAGCGAGACCCGCAGCGCCGAGCTGCCCGGCAATCCCGATTTCAGCCGTGCGATGGCCGAGGAGCTGCTGCCCTTTGCCGCCCGCCATCTGGGCCTGACGCCCGCGCCTGCGCGCACGGTTCTGGCCGGGGCAAGTTTCGGCGGGATCGCGGCGGCCCGGATCGCGCTGGATCACCCCGACCGGTTCGGCGCGGCGATTGCGCTGTCGGGCTCGTTCTGGTGGGCGCCCGAGGGGCGGGGGCCGCAGCCGCTGGTCTGGATGGCGGAACGCGCGCTGGCCGCGGCGCAGCTGCCGCGGCTGGTGCTGAGCGCGGGCAGCTATGAAACCGCAAGGCCGGACGAGGAGGGCCCGCCCCCCGATGACATCCGCGAGGCCAGCCGCCAGCTTTACGCCGTGCTGCGCGCCCGGGGCGCGGAGGCCGCCTTCCTGCCCCATGCCGGCGGGCATGACGGTTTCGTCT
This DNA window, taken from Rhodobacter capsulatus SB 1003, encodes the following:
- a CDS encoding enterochelin esterase domain-containing protein; protein product: MRPALSLGGIVLAAGLALPSASFCDGLGPDGTLSATLSGGARLIPLAVPERSYVSGQFQPGGVEQALDLIGPDGRRRDLARGSDGVQEFHLVMPPAGALRVTGAAGSAFSLRLTRVVPPGAQVAPPSVPRSPRIAALAETLARGGDSRAFWAEVAQQGTPLVEPDGDGLIVTFLYRGAAQNVRLVGGPSNDHDWLERLGTSDVWLRSYRVGPDIRLSYRLAPDVPALPGPPRAQRMALLATVGPDPLNPRRWPEDRATASVYEGPAAPEQPGFPAPALPVEELRFASAILHNSRRVQIWRSPGFAPADPQALLLVVFDGPTAVRDWRLPGALQALVAAGRLPPLAAVFIDPIDSETRSAELPGNPDFSRAMAEELLPFAARHLGLTPAPARTVLAGASFGGIAAARIALDHPDRFGAAIALSGSFWWAPEGRGPQPLVWMAERALAAAQLPRLVLSAGSYETARPDEEGPPPDDIREASRQLYAVLRARGAEAAFLPHAGGHDGFVWRGELTEALLRLYGR
- a CDS encoding TonB-dependent siderophore receptor; the protein is MSRPAPVPRFSPLLAVLICSTVISAAPLCAEEATELQQIDVAGAAVDQAVNGYVAQGSQSGTKTAAPLTKTAQAISVVPARQIADQGATSVAQALRYTPGIFTEYRGSSNLHDETFVRGFYYVPRFLDGLAFGTNSFGQIDPALLERIELVKGPSSVLYGQANPGGLIAMTTKKADGAHHGEMVASFGSGDRAGLSVDIGDRLSDTLSWRLAGTGWRVDTQENGLEQERYSFAPSLTWAPTDDTRLTVLALVQNEPKAGFRNFREAAGSLTPTATGALVPWDFLVSDPAWDRSTRNTKALGVEFEHDLSASTTLRARARLSQIDSDYRTLTWGALAADGVTISRTASGGTDDLRQGLLDLSLEHRFRTGAVEHTLLAGIDHQDSHRDYHWGYDFSTAAIDWTHPVYGRDDFVLNDRVSDTDTDARQTGLYLQDQATVGNWTLSAGLRFDDFKSEIKDNQTGTRSVFDDTATTGRIAALYSFANGIAPYISYATSFEPVTQSSGTATPFDPTEAEQLEIGAKWASADGRLFAQAAVYDLRQTGVLVYNNTLSVYEQIGRIDSRGLELEGRAELGQGWSVIASAGWIDAEVKETTNAAELGKTPSRVPDVTASIWGKYTAGAGYDVALGLRHIGTSQGNGTNTFEVPSVTLVDLALGYDLGRLTPAAEGVRAQLNVQNLADKQYVASCASAYACFVGSERTVTVSVSTKF
- a CDS encoding helix-turn-helix transcriptional regulator; the encoded protein is MSIQHFPGDFRLGVLNEPRLGVIDPTPGRVEPKLMVFLLLGGHQRFVLGGRRIEMDARTLPDGALFRIGKPTEVVFEHNVGQPLTKLSLAMPPDWLDGLATPPAGALTDLRQDLAVLRFLPGPAPLETARRILREKTPLRRMALGMTLLDQVIAGLAGQQPETLARPLPEDPGGGLADGRTDGPAILARLRREIAATAGEKLAAPDLARRCGIGLRSLERLVHETEGRSLGALIRAERMEMALRSLRGGASVTRAAHLAGYGSAANFATALRNRSGITPTEARRRPPAEG